A single region of the Salvelinus sp. IW2-2015 linkage group LG20, ASM291031v2, whole genome shotgun sequence genome encodes:
- the LOC139029524 gene encoding autotransporter adhesin UpaG-like: MGNSSITEGKTALSLGNTTIKRGKTKLTVGNSSITRGKKTTSLGASTIASAKTKLTMGNASFSRGTTTTSFRKAFFAKRKTL; the protein is encoded by the coding sequence ATGGGCAACAGCAGCATCACCGAGGGGAAGACGGCCCTCTCCCTGGGAAACACCACTATCAAGAGGGGCAAGACCAAGCTCACTGTGGGCAACTCGTCTATCACCAGGGGCAAGAAGACCACTTCCCTGGGCGCCTCCACCATCGCCAGTGCCAAGACCAAGCTCACTATGGGCAATGCCTCCTTCAGCAGGGGCACCACCACCACCTCGTTTCGAAAAGCCTTTTTCGCCAAACGCAAGACCCTCTAG